The Thermoanaerobacterium sp. PSU-2 genome has a window encoding:
- a CDS encoding MarR family transcriptional regulator, with product MKEYNERIDVLKTLKSIMNMIHKNMESEFKDLKITGPQGMIIGILMHHGEMKISDLSEKMGLSSSTVSGIVDRLEKQGMVKRVRSSDDRRVVYVKVDEDFKKRSKESFKNIYERFETIMSKATDEEHADIVKGLNTLKKLIESSSGQSSDDFKKGGFDGC from the coding sequence TTGAAGGAGTACAACGAAAGAATAGATGTTTTAAAGACTTTAAAGTCAATAATGAACATGATTCACAAAAACATGGAAAGCGAGTTTAAGGATCTTAAGATAACAGGACCTCAAGGCATGATCATCGGAATCCTTATGCACCATGGAGAGATGAAGATAAGCGATTTAAGTGAAAAGATGGGGCTATCAAGCAGCACTGTCTCAGGCATAGTAGACAGGCTGGAGAAGCAAGGCATGGTAAAGAGAGTAAGGAGCAGCGATGACAGGAGGGTTGTCTATGTGAAGGTAGACGAGGATTTCAAAAAGAGGTCTAAAGAAAGCTTTAAGAATATTTATGAAAGATTTGAGACGATAATGAGCAAAGCGACAGATGAAGAACATGCTGATATCGTAAAGGGGCTTAATACCCTTAAGAAATTGATTGAATCAAGCAGTGGTCAAAGTAGTGATGATTTTAAGAAAGGTGGTTTTGATGGATGCTAA
- a CDS encoding ClC family H(+)/Cl(-) exchange transporter, translating to MESSSHIYEMFKNRENFKDRLILEGIVVGVLIGLVVSALRFVLEKAGIYLLDVYRVLETKIYLLPIWLIFLVALGLFTNYILKLEPMISGSGIPQVEGTIIGYFKLNWLKIFIMKFVGTILMIGAGLSLGREGPCVQLGASLGQGVSRSLKRMRFEEKYLITCGAGAGLAAAFNAPLAGVIFSLEELHKNFSPIVLVSSMVSSLTATYITDTFLGLKTVFDIANMPIVPFSQYFYLLLLGVIIGFGGIIFNKSLLKSQDLYNKYVKIPQLKIFIPLLLSVIVGFFLPMVLGGGESLVDKISGADLGFVFVAILLISKFLFTIISYGSGVPGGIFMPLLAIGALIGNLYGITIIHAFNINSIYLKDFVVLAMAGYFAAIVRAPITGSLLVTEMTGSFSHLLALSTVSITAYIVSGFYGNEPIYESLLDRIIKSRVNVANVDESDDAAKILFEMPVAVGSFVDGKKLKDIEWPHSCLVVGIKRGGKEIIPKGNTKILAGDYIVLLGNEKDVVNIKNNIRKMTEI from the coding sequence ATGGAAAGTAGCAGTCATATTTATGAAATGTTTAAAAACAGGGAAAATTTCAAAGACAGATTGATATTAGAAGGGATAGTTGTTGGAGTTTTGATAGGGTTGGTTGTATCAGCTTTAAGGTTTGTATTAGAAAAAGCTGGTATCTATCTTTTGGATGTATACAGAGTTTTGGAAACGAAGATTTATCTTTTGCCTATATGGCTCATATTTTTAGTTGCATTAGGTTTGTTTACAAATTATATACTTAAATTGGAGCCTATGATCAGTGGCAGCGGCATACCGCAGGTGGAAGGGACGATTATAGGCTATTTTAAATTAAACTGGCTTAAAATATTCATTATGAAGTTTGTAGGTACGATATTGATGATCGGTGCTGGGCTGTCTTTAGGACGGGAAGGTCCATGTGTCCAGCTTGGCGCATCTTTAGGTCAAGGTGTCAGCAGGTCGTTAAAAAGGATGCGCTTTGAGGAGAAGTACCTTATAACTTGCGGCGCTGGTGCTGGTTTAGCTGCAGCGTTCAATGCACCGTTAGCGGGGGTTATATTTTCTTTGGAGGAGCTTCATAAAAATTTTTCTCCAATCGTTCTTGTGTCATCAATGGTATCATCCCTTACTGCGACATATATTACAGATACTTTTTTGGGACTTAAGACGGTATTTGATATTGCTAATATGCCGATTGTTCCGTTTTCTCAATATTTTTATCTGCTGCTTTTGGGAGTGATAATAGGTTTTGGAGGTATCATATTCAACAAATCGCTTCTAAAATCGCAAGATCTGTACAATAAATATGTAAAAATACCCCAATTGAAGATCTTTATTCCTCTTTTGCTATCAGTCATTGTAGGGTTTTTTCTGCCAATGGTGCTTGGCGGTGGCGAAAGCCTTGTAGATAAGATAAGTGGTGCGGATTTAGGATTTGTATTTGTTGCCATATTGCTTATATCTAAATTCCTTTTTACAATCATAAGCTATGGGTCTGGAGTGCCGGGAGGCATATTCATGCCACTTCTTGCAATAGGTGCGCTTATAGGCAATTTATACGGCATAACTATCATTCATGCCTTTAATATAAATAGCATATACCTAAAGGACTTTGTTGTGTTAGCTATGGCTGGATATTTTGCTGCTATCGTAAGGGCCCCTATAACAGGAAGCCTCTTAGTTACGGAGATGACAGGTTCATTTAGCCATTTGCTTGCTTTAAGCACTGTATCCATAACGGCTTACATTGTATCTGGCTTTTACGGAAATGAACCAATATATGAATCGCTGCTTGATAGGATAATAAAAAGCAGAGTGAACGTGGCTAATGTCGATGAAAGTGATGATGCGGCTAAAATATTATTTGAGATGCCTGTTGCTGTCGGGTCTTTTGTAGATGGCAAAAAATTAAAAGACATAGAATGGCCTCATAGTTGTCTTGTGGTTGGAATAAAAAGAGGTGGGAAGGAGATAATACCAAAAGGAAATACGAAGATACTGGCTGGTGATTATATAGTCTTGCTGGGGAATGAAAAAGATGTTGTAAACATAAAAAACAATATAAGGAAGATGACTGAAATATAA
- the cas2 gene encoding CRISPR-associated endonuclease Cas2 codes for MFIILVYDVNEKRVNKVLKTCRKYLNWVQNSVLEGEISDANFRKLKSEISKIIDKEEDSVIIYILRTTKYSDREIIGLEKGGESLFV; via the coding sequence ATGTTTATCATACTAGTATATGATGTAAATGAGAAAAGGGTAAATAAGGTTCTGAAGACGTGCAGAAAGTACCTAAATTGGGTACAAAATTCAGTTTTGGAAGGTGAAATATCTGATGCAAATTTTAGAAAACTAAAGAGTGAGATCTCAAAGATAATCGACAAGGAGGAGGATTCAGTAATCATATATATTTTGAGAACTACTAAGTATTCAGATAGAGAGATAATAGGGCTTGAAAAAGGTGGAGAAAGCTTGTTTGTATGA
- the cas1b gene encoding type I-B CRISPR-associated endonuclease Cas1b — translation MKKPVYIFSDGELHRKDNTLYFEGENGRKFIPVENTSEIMIFGEISLNKRFLEFISQSEIILHFFNHYGYYIGSFYPREHLNSGYMILKQAENYIDEKKRLFIAQRFVEGAYRNIRQVLKYYQNRGKNLDDIIYAIERLGDLIAGTSDVNELMAIEGNIREYYYKSFDEILGNSDFEFDVRSKRPPKNSLNVLISFGNSLMYTTVLSEVYKTHLDPRIGYLHSTNFRRFTLNLDVSEIFKPIIVDRVIFTVVSKNIIKKDDFDQDAEGLLLKDRAKMAFIEEYENKLKTTINHRSLGNNVSYRRLIRLELYKLEKHLMEEQEYTPFVAQW, via the coding sequence ATGAAAAAGCCTGTTTATATTTTTTCAGACGGAGAATTGCATAGAAAAGACAACACATTGTATTTTGAAGGAGAAAACGGCAGGAAGTTTATACCGGTTGAAAATACTTCTGAAATAATGATTTTTGGCGAAATTAGTCTCAACAAAAGATTTTTGGAGTTTATCTCACAATCGGAGATAATACTTCACTTCTTCAACCACTACGGCTACTACATAGGGTCATTTTATCCGAGAGAGCATTTAAACTCTGGCTACATGATATTAAAGCAAGCGGAAAATTATATTGATGAGAAGAAACGTCTATTTATAGCGCAAAGATTTGTAGAAGGTGCATATAGAAACATCCGTCAAGTTTTAAAGTACTATCAAAACCGAGGCAAAAACTTGGATGACATCATTTATGCTATAGAAAGATTAGGAGATCTGATAGCTGGAACATCTGATGTAAATGAGCTTATGGCTATTGAGGGAAATATAAGGGAGTATTACTATAAATCATTTGATGAGATATTAGGAAATAGTGATTTTGAGTTTGATGTAAGAAGCAAAAGACCGCCAAAAAATTCTCTAAATGTCCTTATAAGCTTTGGAAATTCTCTTATGTACACAACAGTACTAAGCGAAGTTTATAAGACACATTTGGACCCAAGGATAGGGTATTTGCACTCCACGAACTTCCGAAGATTTACACTAAACTTAGACGTTTCAGAGATATTTAAACCTATTATTGTAGATAGAGTCATATTTACAGTTGTGAGTAAAAATATCATCAAAAAAGATGATTTTGACCAAGATGCAGAAGGGCTCTTGCTTAAAGATAGAGCGAAGATGGCATTCATAGAGGAATACGAGAATAAACTAAAGACCACGATAAATCATAGATCGTTAGGCAATAATGTTTCATACCGCAGGCTTATAAGGCTTGAGCTTTACAAACTGGAAAAACATCTTATGGAAGAACAAGAGTACACGCCATTTGTTGCTCAATGGTAA
- the cas4 gene encoding CRISPR-associated protein Cas4: MYEEVTGSLVQSYNICKRQVWLMAHQIIPDQEHPYIEMGRLIDDISYDRDRKKINFENVVIDLVRNDNGNLLVGEIKKSSKAVESARLQLLFYLYKLKQSGIDAKGQLFFPDERKKIDVRLTSESEMEVVSAINEIRDIINMDKAPAFKKIPYCKNCGYKEFCLS; the protein is encoded by the coding sequence ATGTATGAAGAAGTTACAGGCTCACTTGTGCAAAGCTACAACATTTGCAAAAGGCAGGTATGGCTTATGGCTCATCAGATAATTCCTGACCAAGAGCATCCATACATTGAGATGGGACGCTTGATCGATGACATATCTTATGACAGGGACAGGAAGAAGATAAATTTTGAGAATGTCGTCATAGATCTTGTGAGAAATGACAATGGCAATTTGTTAGTGGGCGAGATAAAGAAAAGCTCAAAAGCTGTAGAGAGTGCCAGACTTCAGCTTCTTTTTTATTTGTACAAATTGAAGCAAAGTGGCATTGATGCGAAGGGGCAGCTTTTTTTCCCCGATGAGAGAAAAAAGATTGATGTGCGTCTTACCAGTGAGTCGGAGATGGAAGTTGTAAGTGCTATAAATGAAATAAGAGATATTATAAATATGGACAAGGCGCCGGCTTTTAAGAAAATACCTTACTGCAAAAATTGTGGATATAAGGAGTTTTGCTTATCATGA
- a CDS encoding copper amine oxidase N-terminal domain-containing protein: MIVSIGIIVLFLFVNVYAVPYIKLVINGQQVSTDVPPQIVNGTTLVPIRVISESLGAKVNWDGDTQTVTVDMPRETLEAHTVDTFWNTYCSGTVTEPKIGDSVTPEFKDVLQKALDLLKEKDNTVYRFVCAYIPEIDEQPYKDDNIGAWTDSMTHTVYFNSDNVSQTVSASNTWGTEYTALTLAHEAFHESTICSGSIIPISTDTNNRELQAYTFEYAVAKHIGAASDLQNWLKQQITSLIN, encoded by the coding sequence TTGATAGTATCTATCGGGATAATTGTACTGTTTTTATTTGTAAATGTATATGCTGTACCGTATATAAAGTTAGTAATCAATGGACAGCAAGTCAGTACAGACGTACCACCACAAATAGTAAATGGTACAACGTTAGTACCGATACGTGTAATATCTGAATCTCTTGGTGCTAAAGTCAACTGGGATGGAGATACACAAACCGTAACAGTGGATATGCCAAGAGAAACTTTAGAGGCTCATACAGTCGATACTTTTTGGAACACGTACTGTTCCGGTACTGTTACAGAACCTAAAATAGGAGATTCTGTAACACCAGAATTCAAAGATGTACTACAAAAAGCTTTAGATTTACTTAAAGAAAAAGATAACACTGTGTACAGATTTGTTTGTGCATACATTCCAGAAATAGATGAACAACCATATAAAGATGATAATATAGGTGCATGGACTGACAGCATGACACACACTGTATATTTCAATTCTGATAATGTTAGCCAAACCGTATCTGCTTCTAATACTTGGGGTACTGAGTACACAGCTTTAACTTTAGCACATGAAGCATTCCATGAAAGTACCATTTGTTCAGGAAGCATTATTCCTATAAGTACTGATACTAACAACAGAGAACTTCAGGCATACACTTTTGAATATGCTGTAGCAAAACATATAGGTGCTGCCTCTGACCTACAAAATTGGCTTAAACAGCAAATAACTTCCTTGATTAATTAG